The genomic window CCTCGAGGGCGTCGGCGATCTGACTGCGGATCTCCGCGAGGTTGCGCTCGCGCTCCGGGGTGCGCTCCCCCACCATGCGCACGATCTCCTCGTACACCTTGGGGTAGAGCGCCGCGAAGGAGAGGTCCTCGAGCTCCCACTTGATGGTGTTCATGCCCAGCCGGTGGGCCAGCGGGGCGAAGATCTCCAGGGTCTCGCGCGCCTTGCGCCCGGAGGACTCCGAGGAGACGAAACGCCACGTGCGCGCGTTGTGCAGCCGGTCCGCGAGCTTGATCACCAGCACACGGATGTCCTTGGCCATGGCCACGATCATCTTGCGCACGGTCTCGGCCTGCGCGTTTTCACCGTAGTGGATCTTGTCCAGCTTGGTGACGCCGTCCACGAGCGCGGCGACCTCTTCGCCGAAGTCCTCGCGCAGCTCGTCCAGGGTGTAGGAGGTGTCCTCCACGGTGTCGTGCAGCAGCCCCGCCACGAGCGTGGCCCCGGTCATCCCGAGTTCCGCGAGGATGGTGGTCACGGCCACCGGGTGGGTGATGTACGGGTCTCCGGACTTGCGCTTCTGCCCCTCGTGGTGGGTGTCCGCCACCACGAACGCCCGTTCCAGGACCGCGAGGTCCTCGTCCGGGTGGGTGTTCTGCACGGTGCGCAGCAGGGGCACCAGCACGGGAGAGCTCGGAACGGACTCTCCGCTGAGCACGGACAGTGTGGAGCGGGTGCGTTCGCTGCGGCCCGGGAACACCGCGCGCCCGAAGACCGGCCGGGACGCCGGCAGCACGTAGTGGGTGCCGCCCATGGGCCCGCGCGGCGCGCGGGGGGCCGCCACGGCGGCGCCGTTCGCCGACGTCGGGGAGGTGCCGGGGGCGGTGCCCGAGGGGCCGGTGGAGCCGGACACGGGGCCCGCGGGGGCAACACCGTGGGACACGGTGCCGGAGCGGCCGGCGGTCTCGGAGTCGGGGCCAGCAGGGCAGGCGCCGGAGGACGTGCCCGAGGGGGCAGCGCCGTTGGAGACGCTGCCTGCGGGGGCGGCGTCGAAGGACGTGTCCGAGGGGGTGGCGCCGTGGGACATCCCGCCCGCGCCGGCGGCGTCGTCGGAGGGGGCCGCGGGCTCCGCGGTGACCCGGGCGGAGCGGGACTCGGACTGGCTGGACATGATCCGTTGCCTCCTTCGCGTGGCCGCGCGGGCCGGGGGACGTGGCGGGCCTGGGCGCGCGGCTGATGCCCCAGTGTAGTGCCGTGGCCCCCGTGCTCGGTGCACGGGGGCCACGCTGGGACGGGCGGCTGGGCGGCGCAGTGGTGCGCCGGGGCCGCCGTCAGGCGGAGACGGGGTCCGCGCTGACCGGGGGCGCGTCCGTGGTGCGCTGCGAGAGCACGTTCCGCTCCTGCTCCCGCACGGCAGGCTCACGGTCCCGCAGCCACGAGTACAGCGGGGCGGCCACGAACAGCGTGGCCAGGGTGCCCACGATGATGCCCACGAACAGGGACAGCGAGAGGTCCTTGAGCGTGCCGGCCCCCAGCAGGTAGGCGCCGATGAACAGGATGGAGCCCACGGGCAGGATGCCCACCACGGAGGTGTTGATCGAGCGCACCAGCGTCTGGTTCACCGCGAGGTTCACCTGCTCCCCGTAGGTGCGCTTGCCGCGCTCCCCGGGCGCGGTGCCGTCCAGCAGCCCGGCGGTGTTCTCGCGGACCTTGTCGAAGACCACCACGGAGTCGTACAGCGAGTAGGACAGCACGGTGAGGAACCCGATCACGGCCGAGGGGGTGATCTCGAAGCCCACCAGGGAGTACACGCCCGCGGTGATCACGATGGTCACCAGCATGGCCGCGATCGAGGACACCGACATCTTCCACGTGCGGAAGTACAGCGCCATCAGGGCCAGTGCCAGGGCCACGAAGATCAGCAGCCCCCACAGCGCCTGCTGGGTCACGCCCTGGCCCCACGTGGGACCCACGAACGTGGAGGTGACCTGGTCCTCCCCCACGGCGTAGGAGTCCTGCAGCTTCTGTTTCAGGGCCAGGGTCTGGTCGTCGTCGAGCTGCTGGGTCTGCACCCGTACCGTGCCCGGGGCGATGTTCGTGACCGTGGACTCCTGGGCCCCGGCGGTCTCGGCCACCGCGCGCTCACCGAGTGCGACGTCCGTGTTGGACACCCCGGAGACCGTGAACTCCGAGCCGCCCGTGAAGTCGATGCCCAGGTTGAACCCGCCCTTGACCACGGGGATCAGGATCGAGACGAGCACCAGGGCCAGGCTCACGGCCAGCCACGTGCCGCGCTTGTGGACGAAGGGGTAGGACCGCCGACCGCTGTGCAGGTCGTTGCCGAAACGCGCGAGACGGTTGCTCATCGCTGGGCCTCCTCGGAGTCGGTGCGCGCGGCGGAGGAACCCGCCCCGGGGGTGTGTGCGGTGCCGGTCTGCGCGGACGACGCCGCCGGGGCGGGCGCCGCGCGGTCCTCGCCGTCGACGGTGGGAGCGGTGGTG from Kocuria rhizophila DC2201 includes these protein-coding regions:
- the secF gene encoding protein translocase subunit SecF; this translates as MSNRLARFGNDLHSGRRSYPFVHKRGTWLAVSLALVLVSILIPVVKGGFNLGIDFTGGSEFTVSGVSNTDVALGERAVAETAGAQESTVTNIAPGTVRVQTQQLDDDQTLALKQKLQDSYAVGEDQVTSTFVGPTWGQGVTQQALWGLLIFVALALALMALYFRTWKMSVSSIAAMLVTIVITAGVYSLVGFEITPSAVIGFLTVLSYSLYDSVVVFDKVRENTAGLLDGTAPGERGKRTYGEQVNLAVNQTLVRSINTSVVGILPVGSILFIGAYLLGAGTLKDLSLSLFVGIIVGTLATLFVAAPLYSWLRDREPAVREQERNVLSQRTTDAPPVSADPVSA